The DNA window ACCTGCACACCAGATCGTGAGCACCGATGAGGACATCGACCTCCGCCGAGAAGTCATACGCAGATTGAGACTGCCTCATATAGAAGCCGAGCTGCTGTCCGACCAGTGGGTCCATGCATGGGATCTGATTCGACACGAGCACACCAGCCTGCCCGCTAAGACGGTACTGTCTCCAGTTGTCGTAGATGGCGTCTATAGAGCCGACACCACCGGGTTGGCTTCCGGAGGTCACCACATTGAGGCTGTGCTACATGGCATATACGAATTGATCGAACGGGATGCCGTCGCAGCATTGGAATTCGACCAACAGTTCGGCAATCGTAGCCGACGATATCGCCCGCAGATACTCCACCTGCAAGAGCACCCGGAGCTCGCATCAATTATCGATCGCATCACGTACGCTGGATTTTCGATATCCGCATTCGGACTAGATGCAGTCGGTCGAACGGCTACGTATTGCGTCTACCTAATAGATCGCATCGGCGCCAACTCGATCGGACATCCGTCGGTGTTCATGGGTGCCGGGTCCGCCAAATCGGGTTCTCGTGCCCTGACGCGCGCAGTATGTGAAGCAGTCCAATCATACGCGGGCTTTACTCTCGGCGCCCGGGAAACATTCGAAGGGTGGTCTGAGGATATCATGGATGACGACGAGAAAATTGAATCTCGTCAGACATATCTGCTCAACCTATTAGATGCAACAAGTGCGCCGCCGGAGAGATCCGCAGCGTTGAGCGGACCCGAGTACGACTCCCTCCTGGAGGAATTGGAGAACTTGATCGACAGATTGCGGGACGATGGTGCAGAAGACATATTCATCGCAGATCTCACAAGACCGGACCTACATGTACCGGTCATTCGCGCAGTAATTCCCTGCCTTGCCCGCCCTCATGGCGCAACATTGTTTCCGACAAGCTTGAGACTCTACGCGCGGATGCTGGATTACCATGTCTGACATAATATTTGTGGGATCATCGCTCGCGCAAGAGGAAGCGAAACAGCTGCATCCAAATGCGCAGATAATGGATCCCGTTCGACGCGGGGAACTCAACGGGTTAGTACTGGGCGATCCAGACACGCCATTTCGCATCTTAGTGGTCGACGGCATCTTCAGCGGTGCATCCGCACCGTCTCCCAGCGAATTCGCGGACCTGAGCTCCCGCCAGCGCGTTTCGCTATATGGGTGCTCCAGCATGGGAGCCGTCCGCGCTGTTGAGTGTGAGCCGGCGGGCATGCGTGGCACCGGAACCGTTTTCCATGGATTTCGATCGGGAATTCTTCGTGACGACACTGAGGTGGCGGTAGCCGTAGATCCCGACAGTGGGTTCAGGTCCGTCACCGTAGCTCTCGTAGACATCAGGTGGTATATCGCCAAACGACGGCGCTCT is part of the Nocardia sp. NBC_00565 genome and encodes:
- a CDS encoding YcaO-like family protein, which produces MTMPIAGHSWPPDWWENVEDADGAGHALSTEAAYHLAERARKAVPVTRVHRLTDLGSVKIPVWAAVTPCTKDLTVHLGKGSSDTLAELSAIFEGIERFSAENVPAHQIVSTDEDIDLRREVIRRLRLPHIEAELLSDQWVHAWDLIRHEHTSLPAKTVLSPVVVDGVYRADTTGLASGGHHIEAVLHGIYELIERDAVAALEFDQQFGNRSRRYRPQILHLQEHPELASIIDRITYAGFSISAFGLDAVGRTATYCVYLIDRIGANSIGHPSVFMGAGSAKSGSRALTRAVCEAVQSYAGFTLGARETFEGWSEDIMDDDEKIESRQTYLLNLLDATSAPPERSAALSGPEYDSLLEELENLIDRLRDDGAEDIFIADLTRPDLHVPVIRAVIPCLARPHGATLFPTSLRLYARMLDYHV